One genomic window of Hippocampus zosterae strain Florida chromosome 12, ASM2543408v3, whole genome shotgun sequence includes the following:
- the stat4 gene encoding signal transducer and activator of transcription 4 isoform X3 produces MSQWKQIQQLEMRLLEQVDYLYDDNFPMDIRQGLANWIEAQDWDTAADEDSAAAVLFSCLLSQLEAALSQEHNFLQRHNMKIIQQQLQGKYANNPAAMARVISNCLKEERRILSTACTQQQGPPEKSLQNSVALERHKNMDLRIGMIRTSVQMMDQGVKYIENMQDDFDFRYKTLQSRDPSERNSEFMKQEVTILQEILNRLDFKRKDILSKLAMVIQEIDDLMNSQLDAALCDWKRDQQMAAIGSPLLASLDQLQTWFTLTAQSLFQVKRQLDKLGELVLKVTYESDPIPVQKPPMEERVHYLIYHIVKSSFVVEKQPCMSTHPQKPLVIKTGVQFTTKVRLLVQLPAVDYQIKVRTTFDKDLPPGRVTRQFFIVTNPTKVMDIEDYSNGCLSVDFRHGLKEKKSGNATKSNESLLSVTEELHSLSFEAHFTMQGLNIDLETCSLPLVVISNVSQMPGAWASIMWYNLLNRQPQNLSYFSNPTRATWAQLSEVLSWQFCTNSVQGLNKDQLDMLGEKLLGQHFSNSDHVHWSKFSKENIPGKSFSFWTWLDSILELIRKHLLPVWNENYIMGFVSKDMERALLREKKSGTFLLRFSESHLGGITFTWVQHGDNGEATFNSVEPYTKSRLNALHFPDIIRDYKVISDGVVPKNPLKFLYPDVPKDEAFGQLYNNLPSKAYPYIPSTLIPCSEMRSSEVSPPPPACDSPEPPMTPGEFDMLNQTLCFDMDVINSPYSE; encoded by the exons gcggtgctGTTCTCCTGCTTGTTGTCCCAGCTGGAGGCGGCGCTGTCCCAGGAGCACAACTTTCTGCAGAGACACAACATGAAAATCATCCAGCAGCAGTTACAG GGGAAATATGCCAACAACCCGGCAGCCATGGCCAGGGTGATATCCAACTGCCTCAAAGAGGAACGGCGGATCCTCTCCACTGCTTGCACGCAGCAGCAG GGACCACCGGAGAAATCCCTGCAAAATTCGGTGGCCCTTGAGAGGCATAAGAACATGGACCTCCGAATCGGGATGATCCGGACAAGTGTGCAG ATGATGGACCAAGGAGTCAAATACATCGAGAACATGCAGGATGATTTTGATTTCCGCTACAAGACGCTGCAATCTCGAG ATCCGTCTGAGAGGAACTCTGAGTTCATGAAACAGGAAGTCACAATATTACAGGAAATACTCAACAGGCTCGACTTCAAAAGGAAG gatattttgtccaagctaGCCATGGTCATCCAGGAGATTGACGACCTGATGAATTCTCAGCTGGACGCGGCGCTCTGCGACTGGAAGCGCGACCAGCAAATGGCCGCCATCGGAAGTCCGCTGCTCGCGAGCCTCGACCAGCTGCAGACTTG GTTCACTCTGACGGCGCAGAGTCTGTTCCAGGTGAAGCGGCAACTGGACAAGCTCGGGGAGCTGGTTCTGAAAGTCACTTACGAGAGCGACCCCATCCCCGTGCAGAAACCTCCCATGGAGGAGCGCGTTCACTACCTCATCTACCACATCGTCAAGAG ctcatTTGTGGTGGAGAAGCAGCCCTGCATGTCGACGCATCCGCAGAAACCTCTCGTCATCAAGACCGGGGTGCAGTTCACCACCAAAGTCAG GCTCCTGGTTCAACTTCCGGCGGTGGATTATCAGATCAAAGTGAGAACAACGTTTGACAA GGACCTCCCTCCTGGCAGAGT gaCCCGTCAGTTTTTCATCGTGACCAACCCCACGAAAGTGATGGATATTGAGGACTACTCCAATGGCTGCCTCTCAGTGGATTTCCGACACGGA TTGAAGGAGAAGAAATCCGGCAATGCCACAAAGAGCAACGAG AGTCTGCTCTCCGTCACGGAAGAACTTCACTCCCTCAGTTTTGAGGCCCACTTCACCATGCAGGGTCTGAACATTGATCTGGAG ACGTGTTCCCTGCCGCTGGTGGTCATTTCAAACGTCAGCCAGATGCCGGGCGCCTGGGCCTCCATCATGTGGTATAACCTTCTGAACCGGCAGCCCCAG AATTTGTCCTACTTCAGCAATCCGACGCGAGCCACGTGGGCTCAGCTCTCCGAGGTTCTCAGCTGGCAGTTCTGCACAAACTCCGTTCAGGGCCTCAACAAGGACCAGCTCGACATGTTGGGAGAAAAGCTTCTCG GTCAACACTTCTCCAATAGTGACCACGTCCACTGGTCCAAGTTTTCAAAG GAGAATATTCCAGGCAAATCTTTCAGTTTCTGGACATGGCTGGACTCCATCCTGGAATTGATCCGGAAGCACTTGCTGCCTGTGTggaatgaaaa CTACATCATGGGTTTTGTGAGTAAAGACATGGAGCGCGCTCTGCTGCGGGAGAAAAAGTCGGGCACTTTCCTCCTGCGCTTCAGCGAGAGCCATCTTGGGGGAATCACCTTCACCTGGGTGCAACACGGCGACAACG GAGAGGCGACGTTCAACTCGGTGGAGCCGTACACCAAAAGCCGGCTGAACGCACTCCACTTTCCCGACATCATCCGGGACTACAAGGTGATCTCGGACGGGGTGGTCCCAAAGAACCCGCTCAAGTTCCTCTATCCCGACGTCCCCAAAGATGAGGCCTTTGGACAACTTTACAACAATCTGCCAAGCAAAG CCTACCCATACATACCGTCCACCCTGATCCCCTGCTCTGAAATGCG CAGCTCCGAGGTGAGCCCCCCGCCGCCAGCTTGCGATTCGCCCGAGCCTCCGATGACCCCGGGAGAGTTTGACATGCTCAACCAGACCCTCTGCTTCGACATGGATGTT attaatTCTCCATATTCGGAGTAA
- the stat4 gene encoding signal transducer and activator of transcription 4 isoform X1: MTPTGEHKRMSQWKQIQQLEMRLLEQVDYLYDDNFPMDIRQGLANWIEAQDWDTAADEDSAAAVLFSCLLSQLEAALSQEHNFLQRHNMKIIQQQLQGKYANNPAAMARVISNCLKEERRILSTACTQQQGPPEKSLQNSVALERHKNMDLRIGMIRTSVQMMDQGVKYIENMQDDFDFRYKTLQSRDPSERNSEFMKQEVTILQEILNRLDFKRKDILSKLAMVIQEIDDLMNSQLDAALCDWKRDQQMAAIGSPLLASLDQLQTWFTLTAQSLFQVKRQLDKLGELVLKVTYESDPIPVQKPPMEERVHYLIYHIVKSSFVVEKQPCMSTHPQKPLVIKTGVQFTTKVRLLVQLPAVDYQIKVRTTFDKDLPPGRVTRQFFIVTNPTKVMDIEDYSNGCLSVDFRHGLKEKKSGNATKSNESLLSVTEELHSLSFEAHFTMQGLNIDLETCSLPLVVISNVSQMPGAWASIMWYNLLNRQPQNLSYFSNPTRATWAQLSEVLSWQFCTNSVQGLNKDQLDMLGEKLLGQHFSNSDHVHWSKFSKENIPGKSFSFWTWLDSILELIRKHLLPVWNENYIMGFVSKDMERALLREKKSGTFLLRFSESHLGGITFTWVQHGDNGEATFNSVEPYTKSRLNALHFPDIIRDYKVISDGVVPKNPLKFLYPDVPKDEAFGQLYNNLPSKAYPYIPSTLIPCSEMRSSEVSPPPPACDSPEPPMTPGEFDMLNQTLCFDMDVINSPYSE; the protein is encoded by the exons gcggtgctGTTCTCCTGCTTGTTGTCCCAGCTGGAGGCGGCGCTGTCCCAGGAGCACAACTTTCTGCAGAGACACAACATGAAAATCATCCAGCAGCAGTTACAG GGGAAATATGCCAACAACCCGGCAGCCATGGCCAGGGTGATATCCAACTGCCTCAAAGAGGAACGGCGGATCCTCTCCACTGCTTGCACGCAGCAGCAG GGACCACCGGAGAAATCCCTGCAAAATTCGGTGGCCCTTGAGAGGCATAAGAACATGGACCTCCGAATCGGGATGATCCGGACAAGTGTGCAG ATGATGGACCAAGGAGTCAAATACATCGAGAACATGCAGGATGATTTTGATTTCCGCTACAAGACGCTGCAATCTCGAG ATCCGTCTGAGAGGAACTCTGAGTTCATGAAACAGGAAGTCACAATATTACAGGAAATACTCAACAGGCTCGACTTCAAAAGGAAG gatattttgtccaagctaGCCATGGTCATCCAGGAGATTGACGACCTGATGAATTCTCAGCTGGACGCGGCGCTCTGCGACTGGAAGCGCGACCAGCAAATGGCCGCCATCGGAAGTCCGCTGCTCGCGAGCCTCGACCAGCTGCAGACTTG GTTCACTCTGACGGCGCAGAGTCTGTTCCAGGTGAAGCGGCAACTGGACAAGCTCGGGGAGCTGGTTCTGAAAGTCACTTACGAGAGCGACCCCATCCCCGTGCAGAAACCTCCCATGGAGGAGCGCGTTCACTACCTCATCTACCACATCGTCAAGAG ctcatTTGTGGTGGAGAAGCAGCCCTGCATGTCGACGCATCCGCAGAAACCTCTCGTCATCAAGACCGGGGTGCAGTTCACCACCAAAGTCAG GCTCCTGGTTCAACTTCCGGCGGTGGATTATCAGATCAAAGTGAGAACAACGTTTGACAA GGACCTCCCTCCTGGCAGAGT gaCCCGTCAGTTTTTCATCGTGACCAACCCCACGAAAGTGATGGATATTGAGGACTACTCCAATGGCTGCCTCTCAGTGGATTTCCGACACGGA TTGAAGGAGAAGAAATCCGGCAATGCCACAAAGAGCAACGAG AGTCTGCTCTCCGTCACGGAAGAACTTCACTCCCTCAGTTTTGAGGCCCACTTCACCATGCAGGGTCTGAACATTGATCTGGAG ACGTGTTCCCTGCCGCTGGTGGTCATTTCAAACGTCAGCCAGATGCCGGGCGCCTGGGCCTCCATCATGTGGTATAACCTTCTGAACCGGCAGCCCCAG AATTTGTCCTACTTCAGCAATCCGACGCGAGCCACGTGGGCTCAGCTCTCCGAGGTTCTCAGCTGGCAGTTCTGCACAAACTCCGTTCAGGGCCTCAACAAGGACCAGCTCGACATGTTGGGAGAAAAGCTTCTCG GTCAACACTTCTCCAATAGTGACCACGTCCACTGGTCCAAGTTTTCAAAG GAGAATATTCCAGGCAAATCTTTCAGTTTCTGGACATGGCTGGACTCCATCCTGGAATTGATCCGGAAGCACTTGCTGCCTGTGTggaatgaaaa CTACATCATGGGTTTTGTGAGTAAAGACATGGAGCGCGCTCTGCTGCGGGAGAAAAAGTCGGGCACTTTCCTCCTGCGCTTCAGCGAGAGCCATCTTGGGGGAATCACCTTCACCTGGGTGCAACACGGCGACAACG GAGAGGCGACGTTCAACTCGGTGGAGCCGTACACCAAAAGCCGGCTGAACGCACTCCACTTTCCCGACATCATCCGGGACTACAAGGTGATCTCGGACGGGGTGGTCCCAAAGAACCCGCTCAAGTTCCTCTATCCCGACGTCCCCAAAGATGAGGCCTTTGGACAACTTTACAACAATCTGCCAAGCAAAG CCTACCCATACATACCGTCCACCCTGATCCCCTGCTCTGAAATGCG CAGCTCCGAGGTGAGCCCCCCGCCGCCAGCTTGCGATTCGCCCGAGCCTCCGATGACCCCGGGAGAGTTTGACATGCTCAACCAGACCCTCTGCTTCGACATGGATGTT attaatTCTCCATATTCGGAGTAA
- the stat4 gene encoding signal transducer and activator of transcription 4 isoform X2, with amino-acid sequence MTPTGEHKRMSQWKQIQQLEMRLLEQVDYLYDDNFPMDIRQGLANWIEAQDWDTAADEDSAAAVLFSCLLSQLEAALSQEHNFLQRHNMKIIQQQLQGKYANNPAAMARVISNCLKEERRILSTACTQQQGPPEKSLQNSVALERHKNMDLRIGMIRTSVQMMDQGVKYIENMQDDFDFRYKTLQSRDPSERNSEFMKQEVTILQEILNRLDFKRKDILSKLAMVIQEIDDLMNSQLDAALCDWKRDQQMAAIGSPLLASLDQLQTWFTLTAQSLFQVKRQLDKLGELVLKVTYESDPIPVQKPPMEERVHYLIYHIVKSSFVVEKQPCMSTHPQKPLVIKTGVQFTTKVRLLVQLPAVDYQIKVRTTFDKDLPPGRVTRQFFIVTNPTKVMDIEDYSNGCLSVDFRHGLKEKKSGNATKSNESLLSVTEELHSLSFEAHFTMQGLNIDLETCSLPLVVISNVSQMPGAWASIMWYNLLNRQPQNLSYFSNPTRATWAQLSEVLSWQFCTNSVQGLNKDQLDMLGEKLLGQHFSNSDHVHWSKFSKENIPGKSFSFWTWLDSILELIRKHLLPVWNENYIMGFVSKDMERALLREKKSGTFLLRFSESHLGGITFTWVQHGDNGEATFNSVEPYTKSRLNALHFPDIIRDYKVISDGVVPKNPLKFLYPDVPKDEAFGQLYNNLPSKAYPYIPSTLIPCSEMRSEVSPPPPACDSPEPPMTPGEFDMLNQTLCFDMDVINSPYSE; translated from the exons gcggtgctGTTCTCCTGCTTGTTGTCCCAGCTGGAGGCGGCGCTGTCCCAGGAGCACAACTTTCTGCAGAGACACAACATGAAAATCATCCAGCAGCAGTTACAG GGGAAATATGCCAACAACCCGGCAGCCATGGCCAGGGTGATATCCAACTGCCTCAAAGAGGAACGGCGGATCCTCTCCACTGCTTGCACGCAGCAGCAG GGACCACCGGAGAAATCCCTGCAAAATTCGGTGGCCCTTGAGAGGCATAAGAACATGGACCTCCGAATCGGGATGATCCGGACAAGTGTGCAG ATGATGGACCAAGGAGTCAAATACATCGAGAACATGCAGGATGATTTTGATTTCCGCTACAAGACGCTGCAATCTCGAG ATCCGTCTGAGAGGAACTCTGAGTTCATGAAACAGGAAGTCACAATATTACAGGAAATACTCAACAGGCTCGACTTCAAAAGGAAG gatattttgtccaagctaGCCATGGTCATCCAGGAGATTGACGACCTGATGAATTCTCAGCTGGACGCGGCGCTCTGCGACTGGAAGCGCGACCAGCAAATGGCCGCCATCGGAAGTCCGCTGCTCGCGAGCCTCGACCAGCTGCAGACTTG GTTCACTCTGACGGCGCAGAGTCTGTTCCAGGTGAAGCGGCAACTGGACAAGCTCGGGGAGCTGGTTCTGAAAGTCACTTACGAGAGCGACCCCATCCCCGTGCAGAAACCTCCCATGGAGGAGCGCGTTCACTACCTCATCTACCACATCGTCAAGAG ctcatTTGTGGTGGAGAAGCAGCCCTGCATGTCGACGCATCCGCAGAAACCTCTCGTCATCAAGACCGGGGTGCAGTTCACCACCAAAGTCAG GCTCCTGGTTCAACTTCCGGCGGTGGATTATCAGATCAAAGTGAGAACAACGTTTGACAA GGACCTCCCTCCTGGCAGAGT gaCCCGTCAGTTTTTCATCGTGACCAACCCCACGAAAGTGATGGATATTGAGGACTACTCCAATGGCTGCCTCTCAGTGGATTTCCGACACGGA TTGAAGGAGAAGAAATCCGGCAATGCCACAAAGAGCAACGAG AGTCTGCTCTCCGTCACGGAAGAACTTCACTCCCTCAGTTTTGAGGCCCACTTCACCATGCAGGGTCTGAACATTGATCTGGAG ACGTGTTCCCTGCCGCTGGTGGTCATTTCAAACGTCAGCCAGATGCCGGGCGCCTGGGCCTCCATCATGTGGTATAACCTTCTGAACCGGCAGCCCCAG AATTTGTCCTACTTCAGCAATCCGACGCGAGCCACGTGGGCTCAGCTCTCCGAGGTTCTCAGCTGGCAGTTCTGCACAAACTCCGTTCAGGGCCTCAACAAGGACCAGCTCGACATGTTGGGAGAAAAGCTTCTCG GTCAACACTTCTCCAATAGTGACCACGTCCACTGGTCCAAGTTTTCAAAG GAGAATATTCCAGGCAAATCTTTCAGTTTCTGGACATGGCTGGACTCCATCCTGGAATTGATCCGGAAGCACTTGCTGCCTGTGTggaatgaaaa CTACATCATGGGTTTTGTGAGTAAAGACATGGAGCGCGCTCTGCTGCGGGAGAAAAAGTCGGGCACTTTCCTCCTGCGCTTCAGCGAGAGCCATCTTGGGGGAATCACCTTCACCTGGGTGCAACACGGCGACAACG GAGAGGCGACGTTCAACTCGGTGGAGCCGTACACCAAAAGCCGGCTGAACGCACTCCACTTTCCCGACATCATCCGGGACTACAAGGTGATCTCGGACGGGGTGGTCCCAAAGAACCCGCTCAAGTTCCTCTATCCCGACGTCCCCAAAGATGAGGCCTTTGGACAACTTTACAACAATCTGCCAAGCAAAG CCTACCCATACATACCGTCCACCCTGATCCCCTGCTCTGAAATGCG CTCCGAGGTGAGCCCCCCGCCGCCAGCTTGCGATTCGCCCGAGCCTCCGATGACCCCGGGAGAGTTTGACATGCTCAACCAGACCCTCTGCTTCGACATGGATGTT attaatTCTCCATATTCGGAGTAA